The following nucleotide sequence is from Kiritimatiella glycovorans.
TCCGACGGCCAACGCCATGCTGGGCCGCACGTATCGGGAACCCTGGAGCCTGTGATGCGCATGAATCCCCGTGTCTTCTTTTTCACAGCCCTGTTCGTGGCCGTCCTGACGAGCCCCCCCGTCCCTTCCGTGGCCGCCCCGGCCCCCGACGTCCTGCCGGAGGTTCCCGCGGACCACGTCGCGAAGATCCGCGCCGCCCTCCCCTCCCCGGCCCCGGCCCCCGAAACCCCGCGCCGTATCCTGCTCTTTTGGCGTTGCGAGGGCTTCTATCACTCCGCCATTCCCTGGGCGAACCGGGCGATTCAGGAAATGGGGGCCATGAACAAGGCGTGGACCTGCGCGGTGAGTAAAGACATGGCGGTGTTCACGCCGGAACGTCTCGCCGAATACGATGTCGTCGTGTTCAACAGCACGACCCGTCTGCAGCCCACGGACGAACAGCTCCAAGCCCTGCTCGATTTCGTGCGCGGCGGAGGCGGAATCGTCGGCATTCATGCCGCCACGGACAATTTCTATTCCGATCCCGAAGCGGCGCAGATGATGGGCGGGCTGTTCAATAAACATCCCTGGCACTTCAAAGGGATGTGGTCATTCGTCCTCGACGATCCAGGCCACCGGCTCAACCAGGCCTTTGAAGAACTGACGTTTGAAGCGAGCGATGAAATCTACCAGTTCAAGGATCCCTACAGCCGGGAACGAGTCCGCGTGCTGACCCGGGTCGATCTCAGCCAGGCGTCCAATCTCGAGGTCCAGGGCCGCGAACGCGATGATCTCGATCACGCCATCACCTGGGTGCGCTCCGAGGGCTCAGGCCGCGTCTTTTACTTCGGATTCGGTCACAACAACGCCATCTACTGGAACAGGCCCCTGATGCGTCATCTTTATGACGGTCTTCGTTTTGCCGCCGGCGACCTCGAGGTCGATACGACGCCGAGCGCGCAACGCGACGATCTGGACCGCATCGCCGGCTGGGCCTATGAACAGTCCCGGATGCCCTTCGAGCGCTTGCGAATCCGCTGGAATGAAGCCGACGATGCGGGACGCGCGAAACTCGAAGACCAGTTCACCGAGGCCCTGCGCAACACGCGATCCACCCTCGACGGCCGGCGCGAGATCTGTCGGCTGCTCGGCCACTCGGGTTCGGAGCGGGCCTGTGCCGCCCTCGCGGAAGCGCTGCGCCACCCGGATCTGCGCGACGAAGCCTGTATCGCACTCGGCGTTCATCCGAGTGCCGAGGCGGATGCGGCCCTCGTCGATTTTCTGGCCGATTCCGGGGACGCTCATGCGATCAGTGTGATCAACGCCGCGGGACGGCGACGGGTGAACGCGGCCGTACCGCAGCTCGCCCGGAGACTCGCGTCTGAAGACGAAGCCCTTGTCAAGGCATCAAGCTACGCGCTGGCTACCATCGCCAGCCCGCCGGCGATCGAGACGCTCATGGAGGCCTACACCGCCGAGGAAAATTCCATCCTTGAGCCGGCTTTGCTGGATGCGGCCTATCGCCTCGCAGAAGCGGGATCTGCGGAGAACGCCCGCCGTCTGTTCGAGGGGCTGACAGGCCGGGGCTCCCCGCAGAGCCGCGCGGCCGCACTCCCCGGACTGGTTTCCCTCCGCGGCCGGGAAATGATCCCCGACCTTTTCAAGGCCCTGCGAGAAGGTTCCGACCCCGTGGCGGAAACGGCCGCCCGGATCTTGCCCGAACTCCTCACCCCGTCCACGGTGCGCCCGCTGGCCCGTACCCTGGATTCGCTGCCGGACGACCGCGTCCCGATGGCGCTGGAGGTGCTTGCGCGGGTGGCGCCTGACGAAACCCTGCCGATCCTCCGTTCGATGCTGGACACAGACGAGCCGTCCTCGGCCTCTATGGCCCTGGCAATCATCGGCCGGTTCGGCGAACGTGAGGACCTCGCCCGCTGTTTTGACTGGGCGGCCCACGAGGATGAAGGGGCCTCCGGCCCGGCCCGCGAAGTCCTGAGTTATGATCATCTTCCGGGGACGGATAAGTTTCTGCTGAAGAAACTCGATCCCGACACCGCACCCGAAGATACCGCCCTGGCGATCGAACTGCTCTCCAAACGCGAACACCCCGAGCTGCTGGACCGTCTGCGCGACCCGGCCTGGTATGATGACCACATCACCGCTTCCGCGGCGTTGAACGCTCTCAAGGAACACGCGACCCGGGATGATCTCGGTCCGGTTATTCAGCTTTTCTTTGCGGTGAACAATCGCACGGCGCCCAAACTGGCGGGCGTTATTCGCAAAATTGCCCAGGAATACAAGGATCAGAAAGCCGTGCTCGACGGATACCGGCGCGCCCTGGACCATGCACGGGAAATGCATTCCACGGCCCGCATGCGGATTTTGATGCAGTTGGTCGACTATCTCGATATCCCCGCTCACCTCAAAGGCGAGGCATGGATGGCGCTCATCCGGGAGTGCGAGGACAAGGCCCTTCGCCTCGAGGCGATCCAACTGCTGGCCCGCTCGGCTCCTTCCGCGAGTGCCCTCGATTTTATCTCCGGCCTCCACGGTGACGCCGACTTGACCGCCGTCATTGAACGGGCCCACCGCTCCATTGAGAAGGCCCTCTCCGGACCGCCTGAACTCACGGCATCCCATGGGGGCGGCACCCTTAAGGCCCTCTTCACCCCCGAAACCGAGGACCGATGGACCAGCCACCAGTCGCGGGAACCGGGCATGTGGCTGCTCATCGATTTCCGGGTGCCCCGCCGGGTGGGATCGATCACCCTGGATGCGTCCGGCTCGAAAAATGATTTTCCGAATCAATATGAGGTGTATACCGACGACGAGCAGGAGGCTTCGGCCGCCCCGCGGCTGAGGGGTGAGGGATCCACGGTGACAAAAATCGATCTCGGCGGCGTGGAAACGCAGTTCGTCAAGATTGTCAACCAGTCCGAGGCCCACCAGTGGTGGTCCATTCACGACCTGCGCATCGACGGCGAATCGCTCTCCTCCATGAAGAACCACGATGCCGGGAAGTAGTATCCATCATTAACCGAAAGGGTGTGCCGATGAAGAAAAGATTTATGAGCGACTGGACCGGGAAAACCTGGGCCTTTCTCACGCTTCGCATCTGGCTGGCGATGCGCGCCATCGTCACCGGCATCGAGAAGTTTACCGGCACAAAGATTGAAGAACAGCCGCTGCTCGACGAATTCGGCGAACCCGACATCAGCGGCGCTATGGTCGAGGTCAAGACCAAGGTCTACGGATTCGAGCACTACCACGCGGTCGATCCGTCCCTGGCCGAAGCCCTGGGCAAGGAGCCCCTGCTGCCGGACTTCTTTCTCACCCCCTACTACGCCGTGCTCGGTTACGCGCTGATCGGACTGGGCCTGATGCTGCTCGTCGGACTGTTCACGCGCACGTCGCTCTTTCTGATGGGCCTTCTGTACACCTCGCTCACCTTCGGCCTCATCCTGATCCAGCAGGACGGCGGCGTGGCCTGGCTGGGCATTCACATCCTCATGATCGCCCTGGCCCTCTCCTGGGCGGACG
It contains:
- a CDS encoding ThuA domain-containing protein, with translation MRMNPRVFFFTALFVAVLTSPPVPSVAAPAPDVLPEVPADHVAKIRAALPSPAPAPETPRRILLFWRCEGFYHSAIPWANRAIQEMGAMNKAWTCAVSKDMAVFTPERLAEYDVVVFNSTTRLQPTDEQLQALLDFVRGGGGIVGIHAATDNFYSDPEAAQMMGGLFNKHPWHFKGMWSFVLDDPGHRLNQAFEELTFEASDEIYQFKDPYSRERVRVLTRVDLSQASNLEVQGRERDDLDHAITWVRSEGSGRVFYFGFGHNNAIYWNRPLMRHLYDGLRFAAGDLEVDTTPSAQRDDLDRIAGWAYEQSRMPFERLRIRWNEADDAGRAKLEDQFTEALRNTRSTLDGRREICRLLGHSGSERACAALAEALRHPDLRDEACIALGVHPSAEADAALVDFLADSGDAHAISVINAAGRRRVNAAVPQLARRLASEDEALVKASSYALATIASPPAIETLMEAYTAEENSILEPALLDAAYRLAEAGSAENARRLFEGLTGRGSPQSRAAALPGLVSLRGREMIPDLFKALREGSDPVAETAARILPELLTPSTVRPLARTLDSLPDDRVPMALEVLARVAPDETLPILRSMLDTDEPSSASMALAIIGRFGEREDLARCFDWAAHEDEGASGPAREVLSYDHLPGTDKFLLKKLDPDTAPEDTALAIELLSKREHPELLDRLRDPAWYDDHITASAALNALKEHATRDDLGPVIQLFFAVNNRTAPKLAGVIRKIAQEYKDQKAVLDGYRRALDHAREMHSTARMRILMQLVDYLDIPAHLKGEAWMALIRECEDKALRLEAIQLLARSAPSASALDFISGLHGDADLTAVIERAHRSIEKALSGPPELTASHGGGTLKALFTPETEDRWTSHQSREPGMWLLIDFRVPRRVGSITLDASGSKNDFPNQYEVYTDDEQEASAAPRLRGEGSTVTKIDLGGVETQFVKIVNQSEAHQWWSIHDLRIDGESLSSMKNHDAGK
- a CDS encoding DoxX family membrane protein, with amino-acid sequence MKKRFMSDWTGKTWAFLTLRIWLAMRAIVTGIEKFTGTKIEEQPLLDEFGEPDISGAMVEVKTKVYGFEHYHAVDPSLAEALGKEPLLPDFFLTPYYAVLGYALIGLGLMLLVGLFTRTSLFLMGLLYTSLTFGLILIQQDGGVAWLGIHILMIALALSWADDNRLALTQKG